A single window of Fervidicoccus fontis Kam940 DNA harbors:
- a CDS encoding DNA-binding protein: MSDEYNDEELAEIEQRKLLELQRRMEMEERRRRATEAEAQKQEILRKILTPQARDRLNNVKLVRPELAEAIENQLIVLAQSGRITEPITEEQIKELLAEITTRSRKEFNIKIREKE, encoded by the coding sequence ATGAGCGACGAGTATAACGATGAAGAGCTAGCAGAAATAGAACAGAGAAAGCTTTTGGAGCTTCAGAGAAGAATGGAAATGGAAGAGAGAAGGAGAAGAGCCACAGAGGCAGAAGCACAGAAACAAGAAATTCTGAGAAAAATCTTAACCCCACAAGCTAGAGACAGACTGAATAATGTGAAGCTAGTGAGGCCAGAGCTTGCAGAAGCTATAGAAAACCAATTAATTGTGCTTGCGCAGAGCGGGAGAATTACAGAACCCATTACTGAAGAGCAAATTAAAGAGTTATTAGCTGAAATAACTACTAGATCAAGAAAGGAATTTAATATAAAAATAAGAGAAAAAGAATAA
- a CDS encoding 50S ribosomal protein L39e — MAHYKPLARKLRLSKALKSNSPIPVWVAVKTKRKVRFNFKRRFWRRNKLKV, encoded by the coding sequence ATGGCTCATTACAAGCCATTGGCAAGGAAGTTAAGACTTTCAAAAGCTTTAAAATCAAATAGTCCTATTCCTGTATGGGTGGCTGTAAAAACAAAAAGAAAAGTAAGATTCAATTTTAAGAGGAGATTTTGGAGGAGGAATAAACTAAAAGTATGA
- a CDS encoding 50S ribosomal protein L31e, which yields MKGNELEEVINLRKVYSSRKTSRAARAIRYIKDYIRRRFHTEEIKIDDSVNKLIWSRGIEKPPRKLRVKIIAEEMKEIKTKSGEVRKHPTKVKVELPKVEKVENKNKKEKGKEE from the coding sequence ATGAAGGGTAATGAGCTCGAAGAAGTCATAAACTTGAGAAAAGTTTATTCTTCCAGGAAGACGAGCAGAGCAGCTAGGGCTATTAGATATATAAAGGATTATATAAGGAGAAGGTTTCACACAGAAGAAATTAAAATAGATGACTCAGTAAACAAGTTAATATGGAGTAGAGGCATAGAGAAGCCCCCAAGAAAATTAAGAGTTAAAATAATTGCAGAGGAAATGAAGGAAATTAAAACTAAGAGCGGAGAAGTAAGGAAACATCCTACTAAAGTTAAGGTTGAGTTGCCAAAAGTTGAGAAAGTCGAAAACAAAAATAAGAAAGAAAAGGGGAAGGAGGAGTAA